CTCTATTGTATCCTAAACAAATCATAGACCTTgaatcttttcacattttgttatgttacaATCCCAATCGTCATTATATGTAACCGTGAATGTTTACAGTAGACTAACAGGAATAAGGGCATAACTGTgaaaagtggagaaaaaaataatagaggattttctcatttttgggaaatgaaaatataaaatgtgtgaCATTTCTGTCAGCTTctctttgtaaagaaaaaagttgGTGCAGATGCAGTGTTAATTTCCACTGCACGTATTGTTTTCCATGTTGgcataaaagttattttttaattcaatctGACTGTCTCCCACTTTTTTCATATATTCACTTTGTCCTCTATGGTTCAAACAGGACTTAttgtgtctctttttttatgCATCACTGATAACTGTCCTGTATGTGGATTTTTCcacttgagctgtggatctctagcctcgtgagaccatcctgatctcgcgagttttcaaggtttcactcgcagatcagtctggctaccctccgttaaagaaaatttggagccgttcaccaaacgaacgtccaatcagcgttggctttgaggcgggttgaggtgtgacgcaacgggaagcgcgacagttcagtctaaacaacatggcggcttcagccgatgaaactagcgttagcgtggctatcgagcaagttttatcggaattacagagtatttctttgctgagctaacgagcctttacctgcagcagcaagagtagcctggcttgtggttgtgttttcgtcgtcgctctgttacgagcgacgacgaatctgattggtttatttggcccgtctatcaccaacataggccaatcagctaaccagtattttcgccccttcccaaaattacttcaacggaaggtttccagatgggtatgcggagcaaatctatctggcggagtcaggtaagtggATCTCTGCCGCTACCTCAGAGTTAGCATGGGCCTCTTGGTTGCTTCTTTAACACTATTCTGACCCGGTTTGTCAGTTTGGTCCTACCTTGGTACATCTGAAGATTTGCATtactctttctgttttcagatcaCAAGTTTAACTGACAGTGGCTTCGGTGAAAGAGTGAAAGAGCTAAGCAGattctgagccagttttcaaaTCTGCAGGGTGAAAGAAAGCACGTACAATTATCTGCAGTAAAAGCTCATTCAATAGCTATGTCAAGGGGAGAGAAGGAtaaacactgaaagacagggccaaaagtatcatctatggACAGAGAAAATGAAATTGTTGGCAGCAGGAGCTATCTCCCCCTTTCCAGGACATTGTGACACCTAAACAGAATGCCAGGACAAATTCTATGAACAGAGAAATCAGAGAGAGCACATAACATTAGAAgctgaaacaaaatgaaataataccAAGTGTTTCAGAAtgacaaaaatgtattatttcctccagcagcctaagcctatagtatcataactatagagatagctaagccactctaactagacgcttaatcaaaaaggaaggttttaagcgtagtcttaaaagtagacagggtgtctgcctcccattctacttctaCTACGGCAGTTCCATCGACCCTACTTGGTTTGGCTCGCTCATCTCGTCACTTCCCTACTCGGTTTATCTTTGGGCAGTTTGTGATTTTACCAGGCTCCTGGGGGGTGGCTttgacactttaaagaaatcaaGAAATGGTAGATGATAAAATATAcatcattaataataaaaacaaataaaacaatacaaataatGCAACATAAAATGCAACAATATTTTATGTCAAAGAGAAGTTTGGCTCATATACTGGTACCCAGTTCCTCTCAGCATGCGGCTTCATGCAGTAAAAGAAGTGTTTTATTTAGATCCCTGGATATTAAGGTGAATACATTAACCTTGACCTATGCACCTATATTTGAGACTTCTATTTTGAAATTCTTAATTTGACCTTTCATATGATGAAGTGAGCTAACAAGGATTCCTCACGGCATAAATTTATGACCAAGCAGCCCGGAACACTTTAAAAATCCTTACATTGCAGAGTGTTGCATGCTTTGTGCACCAAAAATGGCTAGAGAGTCACAGTCAAGATTCAAATGATTAGTACACACTGTGAGAATTTCACACTTTATCATCACTCTATCCTGCTGTGTCTCGGCTCTGTTCTGCACTCCAGTCCACAAACCACCGAAGAAAACATGACAGTGCCGACTTTTCAACAGAGGGCACTCGGGTGCTGCTCCCAATAAAATTGCAGGAAGAAAAGTGCAGACAAAGTAAACATAAGTTGCAAAATAGAGACGATCatatctgttctttttttatcgTTCCTGTTCGgaattatgtaaataaattttttgTGCAAGcctaaattcatattttttatgttggggGACGTTGGCCAGATGACTGTGTATGTATGGTCTTAGacttggcttccatgtgacttcatgctggtctctaattggttacttaaatATTCTGCTTGGGATTCAGCACTTCTCTTTGTACCCCTAGCTATTCAGCGCATTTTATTTATCAGCTGCCATTGCTGAAATCTTGACAATGGATCAAACATGACTTCTGTGCTGGACAGATTTTATAAAACTCAGCAACAACTTTACATGATAACACAAAGCAGAGTGTTTTCAGAACTTCTTTTATTTGATTACAATTGCCTTGGAAAAAGCCACAATGTATTACCTTGCCAAAACTTAAATTGATTAGGCTTCACAAATTGCAGATTCTTTAAGACACAACCTTTGTTTTGAAACTTGCCGTATTTgcaagaaaaatataattttaacttGTTTTGGTTACCTAATTCTTGCATAGATGTGTGATGAAACACCGCTGCACCAGCATAGGAGAACAGTGTTACATCCATACAGTTAGTTCTTACAGCAGTGCAAACGCAGCAAGAGATGTTGAGCCCTTGAAAAACTGTATAAATGTACACAACCCcaagtttttattaaatttctcTCACATCAGTGTAAAAGCTACCACACCTTGGTGTTTTAACGAACACCATCTGACATATTAGCTGGCTCATACGTTGCGACAGAGTCTTCTTGACACGTGGATTTGCTCTGTTTCACACTCGAGTACACACATTGATCATCTCTCTTTCTTCTTGTTCCGTTAAACCTTTGTTGCCTTAAAACAGAATATTGGAGGCTCTCTTCATCTGGGTTACCCTGATACAGAAACATATAATAGTGAATTATCTCAAGGTGAATTAGTATCAAGCTCTTAACCAACTTTGATATTTTAGATTTAGACTCACCTCTGAATGAGCTGTGCAGCGATCTGTTGGTCCTGTGTCTGAGTTTGCTGtgaaacagatgttttttttaggacATTAAAAACTATCCTACTTTAAACAGCGtggcaacattttaatttacctGTGCAGTGAGACTGGATTTTTCTCTTCATCCTGCATATTGAAAAAGCCATCCAAGCACTCAGGATGATGGTGAATGTCAGAGCTCCAATTAAGAAATAGACAAGAAGTTCAGAGGAGTTCAGCTCGCCTGTGGAAATAATGTATAACAAAGTATTTCACACCAAGCAGGAACCCTTTGTAGAAATCCGAGGGAGACCAGAATAACATGACTTCATGCTTAATTAGTCCTGGTTGTTGATTGGCCACTTGGGAAGGAAAAATCGGCATGTTTTTCTCGATCAGGGAACACAGCATATCAGATGCTGACAAGTAACACTGGTAACAACATTTCTCATTCTAGCAAAATAAGTTAGAAGCTTCGAGAAAAGAAACTACATCTAAAAAAACGTTAACCAGAAAGATTTCCTTTTTACTGTTAAGTTGGATACAACTGTCAGTTATTTCTTAGCCATTTATTGTGATATGGCAAACTTCTATATATTGAGGTGTgcataaataaaagtctgcaagCTATAATCTCTCTAGTGaagaattaaagaaattatactttatttcttttaaattaagttttaatTATACATTGCTCAGTTTCATAACCCCAAGCATGTTGCTGTATTTGCATGGGCAGGCAGCTCTGTAACTTTGAGCTATCTTTGCATTGAAgaaatgattgttttattttattgtcaacacAGTTCAGTTTTCTATTTATTCAGAAAGGTGATGTCCGTTATAGTCCTTAGAGATAAATTGGAAttggataaaaatgaaaaaaaaaaaaaaaatgaaactgccAAAACTGGTCATTGGAAATTGGCCACACATTTCTGATGCTCGGTGCATCTTTCCTTATTTGTATggaagtgaaaagaaataattttgaaCTCATTTTTACCTGCTGATTCCATGTTTTTCCAGTCTTCAAACAGTAGATGTCCACATGAGGCTACGGCACAGCGGTTGGTCCCATCTTGAGAAACATTCAGGTTCTTGAGTGGCAGACTGTAGTCACAGATGTACGTTGGTGTCATCACTGTCCTGTTACACTGATCACTCTTCCCCCCGTGAGAGTAAATGAGTCCTGGGTGAACTCCTCTAGCCTCTTTAAACCAGTAAAAGCTGTACTGTTCATTGCAGCTCCCTGTGTCTACTGTGCAATCCAGAGTCAAAGAGCCTCCGGGCTGGTTGGCCTCTGAGACTGTCTGGTGGACCAAAGTATGGATgttagaaccagaaccttctaCGCTGACTGTAGCTCCATTGCCAAACTCAAAGGTTTGTGAATCAATAGCGACGCAGTAGTAAGTAGCTGAGTCTGAAGGGTGCAAATCAGAAATTTGAAGGTGAGTTTTACCATTACCCACTTCTAGAGCAAGACGAGAATTGTTCTTGTGCTCATTGTAGAAGGTGCCATGTTTATCGTGTTTATAAAAAGTCACAACGACATCAGGCTTCTGTCCCAGAGTTTGCTTAAACCAGTAAATCATCACTGCGCCTTCACTGTAGAAACATGGCAGAGTAATGCTGCTGCCAACACTTGCTGAATGAAAACCCTCTTCCTGACGTATAAAAGTGGATGAGCTCCCACCGATGTTCTGAGCtggagaaagagaaaatgtttcAATGATCTAGAATATTGTTAGGAATATATGGATCCATTTTAAACAGTTcaatgtgtgcgtgtgtgtgtgcaaaaataatttcaaaaagcTTACCTGAACCCTCCAAGAAGAGACAAGTAAGGCACCAAGCAAACTCTAGGGGTGTCATTGTATCCACAATGCTGCACTAACTGACATGAATCTCATTATAAACTCTGCTGATCAGAGAGAGGACTCCGATTGGCTGAAACGAAGTGACGTCTGAGTGCATTATTAGAGAGCTGATGTTCCTCTCTACTGATTTCTGCTCCTTTGTCATAGTGTTGgtcaattacatttttcatgaaACTCACTTTCCTTCCATTTGCATCACTTATAATGTCAGTGACTATAAATAAAACCAATCTTATCTGATCCCACgtcttaaaaagaaacattcaaaTGGAGAACTTTTGACAATCCATTTACGGTCCAATTGGACAAAATAAATTGGGTGGTCTGAAATATGTcttaaatgtctttaaatatGAGCATCTCTAGCCTAGTAGACTGTGTGGGATATCCACCTAAGCATCATCAGCAAATCCTCCATGTTCAGCTGAAGAGGG
The DNA window shown above is from Fundulus heteroclitus isolate FHET01 chromosome 14, MU-UCD_Fhet_4.1, whole genome shotgun sequence and carries:
- the LOC110368038 gene encoding immunoglobulin gamma-1 heavy chain-like, yielding MTPLEFAWCLTCLFLEGSAQNIGGSSSTFIRQEEGFHSASVGSSITLPCFYSEGAVMIYWFKQTLGQKPDVVVTFYKHDKHGTFYNEHKNNSRLALEVGNGKTHLQISDLHPSDSATYYCVAIDSQTFEFGNGATVSVEGSGSNIHTLVHQTVSEANQPGGSLTLDCTVDTGSCNEQYSFYWFKEARGVHPGLIYSHGGKSDQCNRTVMTPTYICDYSLPLKNLNVSQDGTNRCAVASCGHLLFEDWKNMESAGELNSSELLVYFLIGALTFTIILSAWMAFSICRMKRKIQSHCTANSDTGPTDRCTAHSEGNPDEESLQYSVLRQQRFNGTRRKRDDQCVYSSVKQSKSTCQEDSVATYEPANMSDGVR